The Tenacibaculum jejuense genome includes a window with the following:
- a CDS encoding contractile injection system tape measure protein produces MSVTQNHIINKQIVEFQISEANYSLDIQNTISKLYHDQWKSIINTVLDDQFENPNVHYQIDRLTIDLGEVTLKNITGKLSKQMTAVLNQVIHKEEIQAEEVKHTIPAEVKPLQALIYFLEKGRMPWWGIRTKTELTAELDVILQKTSTELKQLLVKLKENRTYVQRYVQICSKEQLRNSIQIILDLSKGELLNFENDVVAIVKQKTSKQSKEKNILEIVYSILFQELDTQLSLKQYKKIVLSNIASKLSFSFKEESKHEYYKEIKHIDDLIQKYQKLHTENNKWQELLSYIFTLIQGDNFEKIPVLALNGLRKGLENLDTYEENDFDTKEKIKTEKLVYLTKQLVTLQKTIQKNEINEKTTFIKSRISAFDSTDFISVENSGLVLLCAFLPQLFKHLKLTEDRAFLDLTSAYKALAVLHFVCYGDNISFFEGQLSLIKILCGLDAEESIEIQELSTQEKTIIEDFLAVVIAQGESWGKLSIDGFRASYLLRQASLKIRDNHWQLQIETKTHDIVLNKIPWNFKIIKLPWMKRVLMVEWNG; encoded by the coding sequence ATGTCTGTAACCCAGAATCATATCATTAATAAACAAATCGTTGAATTTCAGATTTCTGAAGCTAACTATAGTCTTGATATACAAAATACTATAAGTAAGTTATATCATGATCAATGGAAAAGTATAATTAATACTGTATTAGATGATCAGTTTGAAAATCCCAATGTACATTATCAAATAGATCGATTAACGATAGATTTGGGAGAAGTTACTTTAAAAAATATCACAGGAAAGCTGTCCAAGCAAATGACTGCTGTTCTAAATCAGGTAATACATAAAGAAGAAATACAAGCAGAAGAAGTAAAACATACTATTCCAGCTGAAGTTAAACCTTTACAAGCACTGATTTATTTTTTAGAAAAAGGTAGAATGCCTTGGTGGGGAATTCGTACAAAAACAGAATTAACTGCAGAGTTGGATGTGATATTACAGAAAACATCAACAGAATTAAAACAGCTATTAGTAAAGCTTAAAGAAAATAGAACATATGTTCAGCGTTATGTGCAAATATGTTCAAAAGAACAATTACGAAATTCAATACAAATCATTCTCGACTTATCAAAAGGAGAGTTATTAAATTTTGAAAATGATGTAGTGGCAATAGTAAAACAAAAAACATCAAAACAAAGTAAAGAGAAAAACATTTTAGAGATAGTCTATTCAATATTATTTCAAGAGTTAGATACTCAACTTTCATTAAAACAATATAAGAAGATCGTATTATCTAATATTGCCTCTAAGCTTTCTTTTTCATTTAAAGAAGAATCAAAGCACGAATATTACAAAGAGATAAAACATATAGATGATTTAATACAGAAATATCAAAAGTTACATACAGAAAATAACAAGTGGCAGGAGTTACTGAGTTACATTTTTACCTTGATTCAAGGAGATAATTTTGAAAAAATCCCTGTATTAGCTTTAAATGGCTTGCGAAAAGGATTAGAAAATCTTGACACATATGAAGAGAATGATTTTGATACAAAAGAAAAGATCAAAACAGAAAAATTAGTTTATTTAACAAAGCAACTGGTCACATTACAAAAAACAATTCAAAAGAATGAAATAAATGAAAAAACTACATTTATAAAGAGTAGAATTTCAGCCTTTGATAGTACAGATTTTATCAGTGTAGAAAATTCTGGTTTAGTTCTTTTATGTGCCTTTTTACCCCAGCTCTTTAAACATTTAAAACTTACCGAAGACAGAGCATTTTTAGATTTAACATCTGCTTATAAAGCATTAGCTGTATTACATTTTGTTTGTTATGGTGACAACATTTCTTTCTTTGAAGGTCAACTTTCGTTAATCAAAATTTTATGTGGATTAGATGCGGAGGAAAGTATTGAAATACAAGAATTATCAACTCAAGAAAAAACAATAATAGAAGACTTTCTAGCTGTAGTAATTGCACAAGGAGAAAGTTGGGGAAAACTCTCAATAGATGGCTTTAGAGCATCGTATTTATTAAGACAAGCTTCTTTAAAAATCAGGGATAATCATTGGCAATTACAGATAGAGACCAAAACACATGATATTG